The following are from one region of the Montipora foliosa isolate CH-2021 unplaced genomic scaffold, ASM3666993v2 scaffold_425, whole genome shotgun sequence genome:
- the LOC137988720 gene encoding uncharacterized protein — protein MCRIYVGLSNEQAIYVGAMHQQSSMFQHEITYSEEVERCRMQLFGCADVSGDPPNPGPSWRDDCSRILRKEKKGLSEVFAMARVGKDVWREFQEVNSLCEKGSLKDQKVSAGEVMRGVVS, from the exons ATGTGCAGAATTTACGTTGGGCTTAGCAATGAACAAGCCATTTACGTTGGAGCTATGCATCAACAATCGTCAATGTTTCAACATGAAATTACATACAGTGAGGAG GTTGAACGATGTCGCATGCAATTATTTGGATGTGCAGATGTTTCTGGTGATCCACCAAATCCAGGCCCATCATGGAGGGATGACTGTTCTCGTATATTGCGTAAAGAG AAGAAAGGATTAAGTGAAGTGTTTGCTATGGCTAGAGTTGGTAAAGATGTGTGGCGAGAATTTCAGGAGGTGAATTCATTGTGCGAGAAAGGGAGCCTCAAAGACCAAAAAGTCAGTGCAGGAGAAGTCATGCGGGGAGTTGTCAGTTGA